The genomic DNA TCACACCACATATTCTTAATGTTTTTTTAAACAGAATTCACACATGATATCTGACGAAAACGTAAAATCTAATAATCAAAAAGATTAGATTTCGACTTAACCTTGAAATAAATGAATATAATTTTTAACAAATAGGTAAAGGGTATGAAAATTATTGAATTTTTTTAAAAAAATTGACGTTAACGTTAAATGTAAATATAATCATATTAATATACATGGCAGGAGGTCGGTTCTTTCATGGATGGGCATTTGAAAATAGATGATGTAGCTAAACAGAGTGGTTTAAGTAAAAGAACCATTAGGTACTATGAAGAGATTGGTCTTTTGCCTTCTCCTCCTCGCAGTAAAGGGGGGACAAGGCTTTATACACAAGAACATGTTGAGTTTTTGAAAAAGATTACGATTACCAAAGAAGTATTAGGGTTTTCCCTACAAGAACTGCAGCGCTTCATTTCACTTCAAAATGCATTTGAAAGTCAGCGAGTAGATTATAGACAGGTTGTCGATCCAAGGGAACGGAAGGAAAAGTTGATTGAAATTATAGAAATCCTCGATGACCAACTCGAAATAATCGAGGAAAAGATTCGGAAAATTCTTAGTGTTCAAACTGAACTGGTAAGTCTTAGAGAACGTGCGCGAGCTAGGATTGAAAAAATCGACGAGGAGCTATCAAAACGATAATAGATATTTTGGAGGGAAAATAATGCAATCTAAATCTACATTAATTAAAGAGGAGCTTCAACCTCGAAGTGTCGGAATTTTACAACAGCCCAAAGCGGTATGGGCAGTAGCTTTTGCATGCGTGATTTCATTCATGGGGCTAGGTCTTGTTGACCCCATCCTCCCTGCAATAGGGAAAAAATTACACGCCACCCCCAGCCAAGTTTCCCTGTTGTTTTCAAGCTATACTTTTATTACAGGGTTGGCAATGTTAATCACTGGAGTTGTTTCTAGTAGATTTGGAACGAAAAGGACTCTGTTAACAGGAACTTTCCTTATTGTTGTATTTTCAATCCTAGGTGGTTTTTCAGGGAGCATTGGACAGCTTGTAGGGTATAGAGCTGGTTGGGGTCTTGGTAATGCTTTGTTCATCGCCACAGCTCTGTCCGCTATTGTGGGATTATCTACAAGCGGACCAGCTAAAGCAATTGTTTTGTACGAAGCTGCTCTTGGGTTGGGAATATCCGTTGGACCGCTGTTAGGAGGAGAATTGGGTTCTATCTCTTGGCGTGGACCGTTCTTCGGCGTAGGTGTTCTCATGGCGTTGGCATTCCTTTCGATTCTCATCTTGTTGCCAAAATTGCCGAAATCAAAGGTGCGCACGTCTCTGCTAGACCCATTTAAAGCACTGCGTTACCGTGGACTTTTAACATTGGGGATTACTGCATTGTGCTATAATTTTGGCTTTTTTACCTTATTGGCTTATACGCCATTTGTCATGAACTTAGATGAACACGGACTTGGTTATGTTTTCTTTGGTTGGGGGATTCTTCTTGCCATTACCTCAGTCTTCGTAGCACCTAAGTTTCAGAGTCGATTCAGAACCGTTCCTTCGATGTGTGCCATGTTATTTTGTTTTGCCGTTACTCTTCTCGTTATGGGGATTTGGACATCCTCTCAAATGGTTGTGATTGTGGCTGTTATCATAGCCGGAGCATTCTTAGGTGTAAATAATACATTAATTACAACCGCAGTAATGGTCGCAGCCCCGGTTGAACGCTCTACAGCTTCCGCAGCATATAGCTTTATCCGATTCGTTTTTGGAGCCGCAGGTCCATGGTTAGCAGGAAAATTAGCCGAATGGTACAACCCACATATTCCCTTCTACGTTGGCGCTATTGCTGTGGTCTGTGGAATTTTAGCCATTTTGCTCGGAAACAAACACCTTCAGCATATTGATAAAGCAGTTGCATCACACCACTAAAAAGAAATCCTCCTCTTTTTGAGGCGGATTTTTATTTTATCATTATTTGAACCGGTTGCAGAAAAAATTGATTATAAAAATAATTAGGTTTAAATTAGATAGATACTAATTGATTATGGTTATTCAACTATTCAGCCCCGTTTGTTGAATAAGAAAAGGAGTTTCCGCGGCAACACATGTTCTTAAACTCGAACTACCCGTTACTTGAATAAGAATACTCATTATATCCACTTGGCAAACCAAGCGACGTAATAGGCAGCAGGAATAAACAAAAGTTGAGCCACAATTGTACCCAGTAATTTCGAACAAATCATTGTTAAAGAGTAACTTTTTAAATAAATATAATCACTTTGATTTTTAATCACTCTATCAGCTAAAACTGAAGCTTTTGGGTCAATAAACAATGTTAATAAAATAGTTGCTATACCATTTATAATCCCAGATGACATTAATGCAGCCTGAGCATAATCTTTAGGAACTAACATTGATGCATATATAGATGAAAGTACCCCAATAGTAAATACAGCAGAAATTATGACATTAATAACAAAGAGACGTTTAGGAATTGTTTTTAACGTAATTCCTTTTAGGTATGTCAATCTGGGGAGTCTAAAATACATAAAAACCTTTTTAATGCCGTTCCGATTAAATTGATTAATAAATAGTGCCATTATTGAGCCCCGTTCATTAGATAATTGAACAATGGCTCGTGAAAAGATATTGATGAATGTTGGAAAAAGAAGAATTCCAAACAAGACCCCAATAGATGTTACCCCAATTAAAATCCTATATTGTTCCTCTATAAAGCTTAATTTGTTTATATCAGGTGCCTCTGCAATAAGTTTTGCTGTTAAAGGTTGTTCAATCATTGTAGAAAACCTTGAAACAATCACTAATGTACTAAACAAAGATAATGCAGTTGCAATTAATTTCACTCTTGCTCCCGAAATCCTCGTTGCATAGGCTAAAGTCTCAACCATTGTTATTATCAATAACAAAAAAGAAATTATAATAACTTTACTTGTAATTAGTTCCATATCATAGCTCCTAAGAAAATTATTCTAACTGTATTATAAAATAAATTGTATATATGGGTAATTATTTGGAGGAGAAGAATACAATAATAATTTTACCAGTTCTTCTTAAACTAGACTGTCACTTTCGTATTATAAGGTCAGCCAGATATTTCTGGTTGACCATTTTTTATATGGTTTTGTTATAACGGTAGCCGGGGTAGAACGTACCTGCCCGTGGGGCTTAAAATCCCGTCAACTAAACAGTTCGCCCCCTACTTGCTTAAACATGATTTGGCTGGTTGGGACCAAGATCTCGGATAACAAGCGAAGCTATGATACTGCAAGAAGGATTAGGGGTTACCGGCAATTTTATGGTTCTAGAGGAGATAATATATGAATCCAGTAGTTGGTCTGGATGTAGCGAAAGGTGAAAGTCAGGTTCAAGCGTTCTTGTATAAGAAGAAGCCTTATAAAAGCAGTTTTAAAGTAGCACATATCCTTGAAGGACTAGAAGAGCTTACACTGATATCTTAGAGAAATAGAAAACTTAACAGGAATTCGACCTCCGGTCGTTTGTTTTTAACTTTTTATTGAAAAATGTTGACAAACTATTAGCTGGTTTAGTTTGACAAAATCTCTATTGCCAATATGATAAAGTACATTAATAAATAGCTGATAGTTAATAAGTAATGTTTTGGTTTTTTATCATACTTCCACTCCATAAACGCACGAAAACTATATAACACAACGAAAATTGTATCACTACAATTAGCTAATACATTAAGGTAAATATTTCCTCACTTTTTCTAAATTTCCAAGAGGATACTTAAAGAGGTATTTTTGTAGTTCTAATGTACCGTGGTTGTTGCCTGATTTCAGGACGAAAATACTTTGAATCTATGGGAGTTAATCGTTTTTTGTAAGCATAAATAAACACCCATCATACAGATTTATAAGTCAATTTATATCCCAAAATTCAACTTGGTGTTATTTTTTCCATTAAAAAAAAGCCAGCATTAATTTTGCTGTCTTCTGTTTTTTTCTTTACGATATAAAGATTTTTAGATGTAAACTCAAGCCAAGTAAAAATGCACCATTAAAAGCAAAAAACTGATACTCACTTTGGTAAACATTTTTTCCAACACACCCTATTCTAAATAGAATATTGTTAGCCTTCGTCGTTACATTCTAAAATTAGCATAAATTTATTAAACCAATGATAATGGTTTATTAATATTAAGTTAATAAAAGTAACAAATTTGTTTAAAGAAATTATTAAAAGCAATATTCGCTATTGTTTGTAGCAATTTAAAGTTAGAGCTGTCTGCATTTATTGCAGACTGCCCATTCATTTTCGAATCTATTCTGTTATTTGATTGGAAAATCACTAAAACGGATTGAAGATAAGCGTCTTGAGAAGGTTATGCTAATTCCTGTCTTTTCGTTTCTTTTCCCATGAAAAGCACAGCCGCTGCCCCGATTAAGATGGATACGCAGAAAATTGTAAAAATCATATGAATAGAAAAACCACTAGTGCTAAGATATGGCACCAATAAAGGACCTAATATTCCTCCTACGCGCCCAAAGGAAGCGGCCATTCCTGCCCCTGTTCCTCGGATTTTTGTAGGATATTGTTCGGGTGTATAGGCATATAAAGCGCCCCATGCTCCGAGGTTAAAAAACGATAGGAAAACGCCTGCTGTAATCAATAACGCCACCGATTCCGCACTGCCGAAGAAATATGCACTTAACGCGGTGCCAATCAGGTAGACAATGAGAACAAATTTTCTTCCGACTTTTTCAATAAGCCATGCGGCGGTAAAATAACCTGGCAATTGGGCAAGTGTCATAATCAGCACATACTGAAAGCTCTTGATTAAGCTAAATCCTTTGATCACCATAACACTTGGGAGCCAAAGAAACATTCCATAATAGGAAAACACGACGCAAAACCAGAGAATCCACAGCATCGCAGTTTCGCTGAGATACTCTTTTGACCAGACAGCCGTGATGTTTGATAGCACCGACAGTCTTTCTGTTTGTTTCACGGAGAGAAATTTCTGTGAATCAGGCAGATTCCAACGTAAATATAGAGCATAAAGAGCTGGAATCGCACTCAATATCAAGGCTAGCTGCCAGCCAAATTTAGGGATGATAAAGTAAGAAATGACCGCTGCAATCAACCAGCCGACCGCCCAAAAACTTTCTAATAACACAACCACTCTGCCGCGGTTTTCTGCCGGAACACTTTCCGATACGAGTGTGGAAGCGACTGGAAGCTCTCCTCCAAGCCCCATTCCGATCAGAAATCTTAAAACTAAAAAGATGCTCAAGGAAGTCGCAAATGCCGAAGCACCGCTGCCAAGTGAAAATAACAATAAAGTAAGAATAAAAACATTTTTCCGGCCCATTCGGTCAGCCGTCAGTCC from Bacillus methanolicus MGA3 includes the following:
- a CDS encoding lipid II flippase Amj family protein → MELITSKVIIISFLLLIITMVETLAYATRISGARVKLIATALSLFSTLVIVSRFSTMIEQPLTAKLIAEAPDINKLSFIEEQYRILIGVTSIGVLFGILLFPTFINIFSRAIVQLSNERGSIMALFINQFNRNGIKKVFMYFRLPRLTYLKGITLKTIPKRLFVINVIISAVFTIGVLSSIYASMLVPKDYAQAALMSSGIINGIATILLTLFIDPKASVLADRVIKNQSDYIYLKSYSLTMICSKLLGTIVAQLLFIPAAYYVAWFAKWI
- a CDS encoding MFS transporter encodes the protein MQSKSTLIKEELQPRSVGILQQPKAVWAVAFACVISFMGLGLVDPILPAIGKKLHATPSQVSLLFSSYTFITGLAMLITGVVSSRFGTKRTLLTGTFLIVVFSILGGFSGSIGQLVGYRAGWGLGNALFIATALSAIVGLSTSGPAKAIVLYEAALGLGISVGPLLGGELGSISWRGPFFGVGVLMALAFLSILILLPKLPKSKVRTSLLDPFKALRYRGLLTLGITALCYNFGFFTLLAYTPFVMNLDEHGLGYVFFGWGILLAITSVFVAPKFQSRFRTVPSMCAMLFCFAVTLLVMGIWTSSQMVVIVAVIIAGAFLGVNNTLITTAVMVAAPVERSTASAAYSFIRFVFGAAGPWLAGKLAEWYNPHIPFYVGAIAVVCGILAILLGNKHLQHIDKAVASHH
- a CDS encoding MFS transporter, which codes for MNRQNDISNRKLLGIAGVGWMFDAMDVGMLSFIIAALKVDWNLTEKQMGLIGSINSIGMAVGALFFGLTADRMGRKNVFILTLLLFSLGSGASAFATSLSIFLVLRFLIGMGLGGELPVASTLVSESVPAENRGRVVVLLESFWAVGWLIAAVISYFIIPKFGWQLALILSAIPALYALYLRWNLPDSQKFLSVKQTERLSVLSNITAVWSKEYLSETAMLWILWFCVVFSYYGMFLWLPSVMVIKGFSLIKSFQYVLIMTLAQLPGYFTAAWLIEKVGRKFVLIVYLIGTALSAYFFGSAESVALLITAGVFLSFFNLGAWGALYAYTPEQYPTKIRGTGAGMAASFGRVGGILGPLLVPYLSTSGFSIHMIFTIFCVSILIGAAAVLFMGKETKRQELA
- a CDS encoding DUF4181 domain-containing protein, with amino-acid sequence MLYSFRAFMEWKYDKKPKHYLLTISYLLMYFIILAIEILSN
- a CDS encoding MerR family transcriptional regulator produces the protein MDGHLKIDDVAKQSGLSKRTIRYYEEIGLLPSPPRSKGGTRLYTQEHVEFLKKITITKEVLGFSLQELQRFISLQNAFESQRVDYRQVVDPRERKEKLIEIIEILDDQLEIIEEKIRKILSVQTELVSLRERARARIEKIDEELSKR
- a CDS encoding IS110 family transposase → MNPVVGLDVAKGESQVQAFLYKKKPYKSSFKVAHILEGLEELTLIS